Below is a window of Prosthecochloris sp. GSB1 DNA.
CGCGCGCCAGTGTCGGTGACGGACAGGTCTATATCCGCAAGGACGGCTCGCGGGTTGGCGACCTGCTGGTGGACTTCGGCTATCACTTTTCCGAAGGCCTGGCCTTCGTCAAGACAGGAGGACTTTATGGCGCCGTCGATACCACGGGCAGGATGGTAATTCCTCCTGTTTTCGAGCTCGGTTATTTCTTTTCGCGCGGCAGGGGACTGGTGAAGAAAAACGGCAAATGGGGTTATATCGACAAACGCGGCAACATGGTCATTGCGGCGAATTATGTCGAAGCCGACAATTTCTGGGGCAGCCGCGCAAGGGTCAGGGTCGACGACCGCTGGGGTTTCATCGATACGGCCGGAGCGATGGTCATTGCGCCGGAGTACGACGATGCATGGAGTTTCATAGAGGAGAGGGCCAGAGTGAAGCTTGACGGGAAATGGGGATTCATCGACACGTCGGGCAAGCTTGTCGTCGATTGTGTCTATGACAGCGCCGAAAATTATTCCGGTGGCTACGCCCGGGTCCGTCGGCTCAACCGGTGGGGGTTCGTCGACAAAGAGGGCCGGGAGGTCGTGCCGGCCGCCTATCGCGACGTGAAACCTTTCAGCGCCGGTCTCGCACCGGTCAGGCAGGGAATGAAGTGGGGCTATGTCGATACGGCGGGAACTCTGGTGATAGAACCCGTCTTCGGCGAAGCGGCGAGTTTCCACAAAGGGCTCGCAAAGGTTACCCGGAAAGG
It encodes the following:
- a CDS encoding WG repeat-containing protein; this encodes MPMRSFVFSAMCCGIIILSLSAGCSRPAGTPGTNDPVAAESLQVAYRNGKFGYIDPRGNMVIEPRFDIAYIFRDGLAPVRTDEGWGFIDSTGRYAIDPSHESVTPFKNGFARASVGDGQVYIRKDGSRVGDLLVDFGYHFSEGLAFVKTGGLYGAVDTTGRMVIPPVFELGYFFSRGRGLVKKNGKWGYIDKRGNMVIAANYVEADNFWGSRARVRVDDRWGFIDTAGAMVIAPEYDDAWSFIEERARVKLDGKWGFIDTSGKLVVDCVYDSAENYSGGYARVRRLNRWGFVDKEGREVVPAAYRDVKPFSAGLAPVRQGMKWGYVDTAGTLVIEPVFGEAASFHKGLAKVTRKGVQAYIDSEGRVVWSEKPLDY